The Arctopsyche grandis isolate Sample6627 chromosome 10, ASM5162203v2, whole genome shotgun sequence genome window below encodes:
- the LOC143917716 gene encoding zinc finger MYM-type protein 1-like gives MDIENNNESGLVVEINNNCNCLIENVLKRRFASLPFNEKEIIVKSPKPTPILNIQSKTKTFKRYFNTETYEKISWICGCAHLTKLFCWPCILFSQEVNVWSKFGFSDLNNLSKSRKRHECSQAHICSAAQFKKFGKGPRIENFLSAQFKANIEMHNKEVTANRYILSKLISAICFLAKQEQPLRGHFEHQESENRGNYIELLYLLSESDIKLKTHLDNSTVFTGLSNHIQNDLVSAISKVLLDEIKTEIRASKFVSIIVDESTDISRKAQLSTIFRYVDENNEIQERFVGFVDVSPNRTANALFQHIRETLEEFGCLDKLIAQTYDGAAVMSGEHNGVQRKIRDICPNSLFVHCYAHRLNLVLSQSVKHISGCKRFFSRMLSFSTFFCKSSRRISLLDCQIKKRFPTAAPTRWNYNSKILNMILEYQTELMEIFNQIINDEDEWDTDAVINAEVLHRYLKEFEFNFNLHLFSAIFNSADFLFEILQKKTFDISYCVSEIKKFVKYLDNKKDDFDSLWNKVITKNFNRKRKYAECEEDVKTTYKLHYSEILETLSVNTTNRFRDIENLKFLEFFNVKKFKEYENNFPDFLFKSLHLTYGKYFDFMKLKSELIYMYSTQDFHLKSINDVKELIVKDDLIDVLEQVFSLIQLICTIPSTSASAERSFSTMKRIKTFTRSSQSEERLSGLALIAIEKKIMSNLKNNKKFYDAVIDEFCKKERRIKLNFKK, from the coding sequence atggatatcgaaaataacaatgagagtggacttgtcgtcgagatcaataataattgcaattgtttaattgaaaatgtgctgaaaagaagatttgcttctctcccatttaatgaaaaggagattattgttaagagccccaaacccacaccaatattaaatattcagtctaaaacaaaaacatttaaaaggtattttaacacagaaacatacgaaaaaatttcatggatttgtggatgtgctcacttaacgaaattattctgttggccatgtattttattttctcaagaagtgaatgtctggagtaaatttggattttctgacctaaacaatttaagtaaatcgcgcaagagacatgaatgttctcaagctcacatatgttctgctgctcaatttaaaaaatttggaaagggacctcgtatagaaaattttttaagtgctcaatttaaagcaaatattgaaatgcacaacaaagaagttactgcaaatagatacattttgtcgaaattaataagcgcgatctgttttttagcaaaacaagaacaacctttacgaggacattttgagcaccaggaatcggaaaatagagggaattatattgaattgctgtatctgttgagtgaatcagacataaaattgaaaactcatttagataactctacggtgtttactggactatcgaaccatatacaaaatgacttggtatccgcaatatcaaaagtcttgctagatgagattaaaactgaaatacgtgcatcaaaatttgtttccataattgtggacgaatctacagatatcagtcgcaaagctcagctatctactatttttagatatgtagatgaaaataatgaaattcaggagagatttgttggatttgtcgatgttagtcccaatagaacagctaatgctctttttcagcacatacgtgagaccttggaagaatttggttgtttggacaaattaattgcacaaacgtacgatggagcggctgtaatgtccggggagcataatggagtgcaacgaaaaattcgagatatttgtcctaattctttatttgtccattgttacgctcacagattgaatttagttttgtcgcaatctgttaaacatatatccggatgcaaacgttttttcagccgtatgttgtcattttcaacttttttttgtaagtcttcaagaagaatttcccttctcgattgtcaaataaaaaaacgatttcccactgctgcccctacacgatggaactacaatagcaaaattttaaatatgatattagaatatcaaacagaattaatggaaatatttaatcaaataattaatgacgaagacgaatgggatactgatgctgtcataaatgctgaagtccttcatcgttatttaaaagagtttgaattcaatttcaatttgcatttattttctgcaatatttaattcggcagattttttatttgaaattttacaaaaaaaaacctttgacatatcgtattgcgtaagtgaaattaaaaaatttgtaaaatatttagataacaaaaaagacgattttgattcattgtggaacaaagtaataactaaaaattttaatagaaaaagaaaatatgctgaatgtgaagaagatgtgaaaacaacgtataaacttcactattctgaaattttagaaactctttcagtaaatacaaccaatcgatttcgagatatcgaaaatttaaaatttctcgaattttttaacgtcaaaaaatttaaagaatatgaaaataattttccagatttcctatttaaatcactccacctaacttatggaaaatactttgattttatgaaattaaaaagcgaattaatttacatgtactcaacgcaagattttcatttgaaatctataaatgacgtaaaggaattaattgtgaaagatgatctaatagacgttttggaacaagtatttagtttaatacaattaatttgtacgataccttccacgagcgcatcggctgaacgatcattttcgactatgaaaagaattaaaacgttcaccagaagtagtcaaagtgaagaaagactctctggtcttgctttaattgcaatcgaaaagaaaataatgtcaaatttaaaaaacaataaaaaattctatgatgcggttatcgatgaattttgtaaaaaggaacgaagaataaaattaaattttaaaaaataa
- the LOC143917715 gene encoding cell adhesion molecule Dscam2-like: MQQQQHRLQSLVAWWPEAGSHVMYGIRPEAGAAHPATGVNLSQRDSYRYVFRVDSIKTNGKGSEITVDKRSERCPLFLSSSSHMAPELQYTFIEQALRGGPPVSLRCSAAGAPPPHFHWLLDGQPLNEIASSHRFTTGQSTLKSGDVVAHLNISSVRTEDGGLYTCVATNSLGETSHTARLNIYDSKYGNRDHLQYEQSDKFVSSQDPIQHFTALIRDILLGFSVRWLKRGQEVTSSLRLDTGSFGDLHVTRVDPVSDAGGYTCIVTAPTGETVKRDLQVVVKNPPKLVPFSFPPDLEEGSSVQLLCGMTSGDRPVFFSWLKDGHPISASLQIQDKSLDEFSFLIFTDVSSKHSGDYTCVASNVAAKVNYTAQLMVKVSPRWTYEPQDVSTLLGTPILIHCGARGFPEPKINWLKGPSLNMMGQGTNTQDFRPLLDFDSRQMVMPNGSLIVPAASPYNEGQYLCKAENGIGPGLSKLIYVTVNEPAHFEMTSKNISARRNDPVTLVCEVFGDNPIQVQWTHNMKRIDLNTYRISMSEVRTESGLKSQLALTRAERRDSGAYRCQAENAYGRSEHIIYVAVQERPDPPVSLQVVEVGGRTVQLSWLRGFDGNSPLLGYLAQYQLLGSINKDDWISAKVMNVSLENVKVSQNSEDVERHGGIAGLSEAIVCETTVSGLHPATAYTVRLAAYNAIEHSSYSEPVVVKTQEEAPMEAPSNIQVQAGGQGELHVSWKSPPHDTWNGELLGYLVTCSEINPNNPFPTFNTNSSKSVTVNGWSNLEITLTGLRKFTRYGVTVSAFNGVSAGPASLPVSAITQEGVPEAPPGNIVCSPLSSQSIKVSWEPPPPSLHGGVLQGYKVIYKPVGSKDAVVTVSGEIKRTSSAETYLHGLRRYTNYSVQVLAYTAAGDGRRSSPMYCLTEEDLPGPPSNIKAFASSEESVLISWLPPTLKNGRILHYTIYWREVGRVGKQSTMTVTTDSARAAAGDGGIDGPGGCLVAEVRGLVELRFYEFWVSASTGPGEGEPTGIVAQGTSVKGTFPARIASFSQSIQLPLRAAATLSCLAVGNPIPRTRWMHRGRPVTHSPHYQVTQKGHLEIHSMDSSLSGNYTCSAKNILGEDSVTYGISALLPPSSPQLRLQHAATTSLKVHWQTPPDGGSQIQSYTLHYAREGQAWQAVTVSGELQSYSLDSLACGSSYLLYLEAQNSVDKGPPSQRIRATTKGGVSKVPNEKDLISTNSSCLKLNLLTWDNGGCPIVEFLIEYRPLTESLWSVERTVLKTEGFVIDNLKPSTWYYLRVTAINSAGSTTGKFYFSTLTPDGGRIASPAVFPPHWDTDRSNFDVFGRLSAVFAGLALLALLALALLVFIVLRNKRSSFMSCPFKGYSRGDISEDEKSVENQDNRRNCQQVYSSSPIKHSNGKSEAPAEMYEISPYATFSMNSAPGGGVGGGGGRSVTASTLDYTVQFRTFGRSDGEALGPAPTRPNLLGHDRRSTKHRSFSSSDEYTLSKAMTMAAGASGSKTPNSRCRASRHGAASVPADSESDSSGSPCTECNSNPSYRVPINTPKDMFRPVVDSSAESQSEMSPGAMAVSASRRTPRRSAYNTGGSVEIVCGLSERFKNLKGHVNIVEVDVTLTKISALYSMVVEGYGLVVIRITRRYRKRKTWMRSMTRVGHVAIKTDESWVDLGYETTEYHKLAAIIIL; the protein is encoded by the exons GGGGTTAATTTGTCTCAAAGAGATTCGTATCGCTACGTATTCCGAGTCGATTCAATTAAAACCAATGGCAAAGGCAGCGAGATAACAGTCGATAAAAGGAGTGAACGGTGTCCTTTATTTTTATCCAGTAGTTCCC ACATGGCTCCTGAACTTCAATACACATTCATAGAACAAGCACTAAGAGGTGGTCCACCAGTGTCTTTACGATGCTCTGCTGCCGGTGCTCCACCACCTCATTTTCATTGGTTGTTAGACGGACAACCTTTGAATGAAATTGCATCATCGCACAG ATTTACTACAGGACAAAGCACATTGAAAAGTGGAGACGTTGTTGCACATTTAAACATTTCATCGGTTAGAACCGAAGATGGTGGACTGTATACTTGTGTGGCTACAAATTCTCTAGGAGAAACGAGTCATACAGCTAGACTGAATATTTacg ATTCAAAGTATGGAAATAGG gATCACCTTCAATACGAGCAATCGGACAAATTCGTGTCGTCGCAGGATCCAATACAACACTTCACTGCCCTTATTCGGGATATCCTATTaggttt TTCAGTAAGGTGGCTTAAACGGGGTCAGGAGGTAACTTCGAGTTTAAGATTAGATACAGGGTCTTTTGGAGATTTACATGTAACACGTGTAGATCCGGTGTCTGATGCTGGGGGATATACGTGCATTGTGACAGCTCCAACAGGAGAAACTGTCAAAAGAGATTTGCAAGTTGTTGTTAAAA ATCCTCCAAAACTAGTGCCTTTTTCGTTTCCTCCGGATTTAGAGGAAGGTAGTTCAGTACAATTGCTATGCGGAATGACTTCAGGGGATAGACCTGTCTTTTTCTCCTGGTTAAAAGATGGACATCCTATATCAGCATCGCTTcag ATTCAAGATAAATCATTAGATGAATTTAGTTTCCTTATATTCACTGACGTATCATCAAAACACAGTGGTGATTATACTTGCGTTGCCAGTAACGTTGCTGCTAAAGTCAATTATACTGCTCAGTTGATGGTGAAAG TGTCTCCAAGATGGACATATGAACCACAAGATGTATCAACTCTTTTAGGAACTCCAATTTTAATTCATTGTGGTGCTAGAGGATTTCCAGAACCAAAAATAAACTGGTTGAAAGGACCGAGCTTAAATATGATGGGACAAG gGACAAATACTCAAGACTTTAGACCACTATTAGATTTTGATAGTCGACAGATGGTGATGCCAAATGGTTCTTTAATAGTTCCAGCTGCATCGCCGTACAACGAAGGACAATATCTTTGTAAGGCTGAGAATGGAATTGGTCCTGGATTGAGTAAACTGATTTATGTCACAGTCAATG AGCCGGCTCATTTTGAGATGACCTCAAAAAACATATCGGCTCGTAGGAATGATCCTGTTACTTTGGTTTGTGAAGTATTTGGAGATAATCCTATTCAGGTTCAATGGACGCACAATATGAAAAGAATCGATTTGAATACCTATCG AATAAGCATGTCTGAAGTTCGAACGGAATCAGGTCTAAAATCCCAACTTGCTCTGACTAGAGCTGAAAGGCGAGATTCGGGAGCATATCGATGTCAAGCCGAAAACGCCTATGGCAGGAGTGAACATATAATTTACGTGGCAGTTCAAG AAAGACCTGACCCACCCGTGTCTTTACAAGTCGTCGAAGTTGGCGGACGAACAGTTCAACTTTCATGGCTTCGTGGGTTCGATGGAAATTCTCCACTTCTCGGATATTTAGCTCAATATCAATTACTGGGTTCGATTAATAAAGACGATTGGATATCGGCTAAGGTTATGAATGTTTCGTTGGAGAATGTTAAAGTTTCACAGAATAG TGAAGATGTTGAGAGACATGGTGGTATAGCTGGATTGTCTGAAGCTATTGTGTGTGAAACGACAGTTTCCGGTCTACATCCGGCTACTGCTTATACCGTTAGGTTGGCTGCTTATAATGCGATTGAACATAGTTCATATTCTGAGCCTGTAGTAGTTAAAACTCAAGAGGAAG CTCCAATGGAAGCTCCAAGTAATATTCAAGTACAAGCAGGAGGTCAAGGAGAGTTGCATGTTAGTTGGAAG TCTCCACCTCATGACACCTGGAATGGAGAACTACTGGGCTATTTAGTAACCTGCAGTGAAATTAATCCAAACAATCCATTTCCTACATTTAACACTAATTCAAGTAAATCAGTGACTGTCAATGGATGGTCAAATTTAGAAATAACTCTGACGGGTTTGAGAAAGTTCACACGTTATGGTGTGACAGTAAGTGCCTTTAATGGTGTATCTGCTGGACCAGCTTCCTTGCCAGTATCAGCAATAACTCAAGAAGGAG TACCTGAAGCACCTCCGGGTAATATAGTGTGCTCTCCGCTATCATCTCAGAGTATAAAAGTTTCTTGGGAACCACCCCCTCCTTCATTACATGGTGGTGTTTTACAGGGatataaagttatatataaaccAGTAGGAAGTAAAGATG CTGTAGTGACAGTATCCGGAGAAATTAAAAGAACATCAAGTGCTGAAACTTATCTGCACGGATTGAGAAGATACACTAATTATTCAGTACAAGTACTTGCTTACACTGCAGCTGGAGATGGTAGAAGAAGTAGTCCAATGTATTGTTTGACTGAAGAAGATT tacCAGGCCCTCCTTCAAACATAAAAGCCTTTGCATCATCGGAAGAATCGGTACTTATAAGTTGGCTACCACCGACACTCAAAAATGGTAGAATATTACATTATACTATTTACTGGAGGGAAGTAGGAag AGTTGGAAAGCAGTCGACAATGACCGTAACCACTGATAGTGCAAGAGCAGCAGCTGGAGATGGAGGAATAGACGGCCCTGGAGGATGTTTGGTAGCTGAAGTTCGGGGACTGGTTGAACTTAGATTTTATGAATTTTGGGTTTCGGCTTCGACAGGTCCTGGCGAAGGAGAACCGACTGGAATAGTAGCTCAAGGAACTAGTGTTAAAGGTACAT TTCCAGCACGCATAGCTTCATTCAGCCAAAGCATTCAACTACCATTAAGAGCAGCAGCTACATTGTCTTGTTTGGCAGTTGGAAATCCTATACCAAGAACAAGATGGATGCATCGTGGACGACCTGTGACTCATAGTCCACATTATCAAGTCACACAGAAGGGACATTTAGAAATTCATA GTATGGATTCAAGTCTTTCTGGAAATTACACATGTAGTGCAAAAAACATTTTGGGTGAAGATAGTGTGACTTATGGAATATCAGCTTTACTACCACCCAGCTCTCCACAATTACGTCTCCAACATGCTGCGACTACTTCATTGAAAGTTCACTGGCAAACACCTCCAGATGGTGGTTCACAAATACAAA GCTACACTTTGCATTATGCAAGAGAAGGGCAAGCTTGGCAAGCAGTAACAGTTTCAGGTGAACTTCAGTCATACTCTCTGGATAGCTTAGCTTGTGGatcttcgtatttattatatttagaagcTCAAAACTCGGTTGATAAAGGACCTCCGAGTCAAAGGATTAGAGCGACCACTAAGGGAGGAG tTTCTAAAGTACCAAATGAAAAAGACTTGATATCGACCAATAGTAGCTGTCTGAAGTTAAATCTTTTGACTTGGGACAATGGAGGATGTCCTATTGtagaatttttaattgaatacagACCACTTACTGAATCTCTGTGGTCTGTGGAAAGGACAGTTTTAAAAACTGAAGGATTTGTGATAGATAATTTGAAGCCGTCCACTTGGTACTATTTAAGAGTGACAGCTATTAACAGCGCTGGATCAACAACTGGGAAGTTCTACTTTTCAACTTTGACACCTGATGGcg GTCGAATAGCATCTCCAGCCGTTTTTCCACCTCACTGGGATACGGATCGTTCAAACTTTGACGTGTTTGGACGATTGAGTGCTGTTTTTGCTGGCTTGGCACTCTTGGCACTATTAGCATTAGCTTTATTGGTCTTTATAGTCTTAAGAAATAAGCG ATCTTCATTTATGAGTTGTCCTTTCAAAGGATATAGCAGAGGTGACATATCAGAAGATGAGAAATCAGTAGAGAATCAAGACAATAGAAGGAATTGCCAACAAGTTTACTCATCGTCTCCAATCAAGCATTCCAATGGAAAAAGTGAAGCCCCAGCTG AAATGTATGAAATAAGTCCGTATGCCACCTTCAGTATGAACAGTGCTCCAGGAGGAGGTGTGGGCGGTGGAGGAGGTCGTTCAGTAACAGCATCGACTTTAGACTACACAGTTCAATTCAGAACTTTTGGGCGTTCTGATGGAGAAGCTTTGGGTCCAGCTCCGACGAGGCCGAATCTCCTCGGACATGATAGACGTAGCACGAAACATAGATCTTTCAGTAGCTCTG ATGAATATACATTATCAAAAGCAATGACAATGGCAGCTGGCGCTTCTGGAAGTAAAACTCCAAATTCTCGTTGCCGAGCTTCTCGTCATGGAGCTGCTTCAGTACCGGCTGACTCCGAATCCGACTCCAGTGGTAGTCCTTGTACAGAATGCAATTCGAATCCTTCGTATAGAGTACCAATAAACACGCCGAAAG ATATGTTTCGGCCTGTGGTAGACTCCAGTGCAGAATCACAGTCCGAGATGTCACCGGGTGCTATGGCTGTGAGTGCTTCGAGGAGAACTCCACGACGTTCTGCGTATAATACTGGCGGCAG CGTGGAAATAGTATGCGGTCTATCGGAACGCTTTAAAAATCTGAAAGGGCATGTTAACATCGTCGAGGTCGATGTAACACTCACAAAGATATCCGCACTGTACTCTATGGTCGTTGAGGGTTACGGTCTCGTCGTTATAC GCATAACTAGAAGATATAGGAAACGGAAAActtggatgagaagtatgacaagg gtgggtcacgtagctataaAAACAGACGAAAG CTGGGTAGATTTAGGTTATGAAACTACTGAATACCATAAACTGGCAGCAATAATTATACTGTAa